A region of Neovison vison isolate M4711 chromosome 7, ASM_NN_V1, whole genome shotgun sequence DNA encodes the following proteins:
- the LOC122913543 gene encoding olfactory receptor 52B4-like, whose protein sequence is MAALNHTGVSHTVFHLLGVPGLEDQHMWISIPFFISYVITLLGNSLLIGMILTRHSLREPMYLFLCMLAGADLVLSTCTVPQALAIFWFRAGEISLDRCITQVFFFSSTFVSESGILLVMAFDRYIAICYPLRYTTILTPALIGKIGVTVCLRSYGTIFPVIFLLKRLTFCQNNIIPHTYCEHIGLAKYACNDIRVNIWYGFSILMLTVVLDVVLIFVSYVLILHAVFRIPSRDARHKALNTCGSHICVIVLFYGPGIFTALTQRFGRHIPPHTHILLANVCMLAPPVLNPIIYGIKTKQIQEQVVHVLFTKKKSLQHSVHLFSYYNIGSNDFHVLCMLELKLHVWDILL, encoded by the coding sequence ATGGCTGCCTTAAACCACACTGGTGTTAGCCACACGGTCTTCCACTTACTGGGCGTCCCCGGGCTAGAGGACCAGCACATGTGGATTTCCATCCCATTCTTCATTTCCTATGTCATCACCTTGCTTGGGAACAGCCTGCTCATCGGCATGATCCTCACAAGGCACAGCCTCCGGGAACCCATGTACCTCTTCCTCTGCATGCTGGCCGGAGCAGACCTCGTGCTCTCCACATGCACCGTACCTCAGGCCTTGGCCATCTTCTGGTTCCGTGCTGGGGAGATCTCCCTGGATCGCTGCATCACtcaggtattctttttttcttccacttttgtTTCTGAGTCAGGGATCTTGTTGGTGATGGCGTTTGACCGCTACATTGCCATATGCTACCCCCTGAGATACACCACTATTCTTACACCTGCTCTGATTGGGAAAATTGGAGTGACTGTCTGTCTGAGAAGTTACGGTACAATTTTCCCTGTAATATTTCTTCTGAAAAGATTGACTTTCTGTCAAAATAATATTATTCCACACACCTATTGTGAACACATTGGTTTGGCCAAGTATGCTTGTAATGACATTCGTGTGAACATTTGGTATGGATTTTCCATTCTAATGTTAACAGTGGTTTTAGATGTTGtgttaatttttgtttcctaTGTGCTGATTCTGCATGCTGTCTTCCGCATCCCTTCTCGAGATGCTCGCCACAAAGCTCTCAACACATGTGGCTCCCACATCTGTGTCATTGTCCTCTTTTATGGGCCTGGGATCTTTACAGCCCTTACTCAGAGGTTTGGACGCCACATTCCTCCTCATACCCACATCTTGCTGGCTAATGTTTGCATGCTTGCCCCACCTGTGCTGAATCCTATCATTTATGGGATCAAGACCAAGCAAATCCAGGAGCAGGTGGTCCATGTGTTGtttacaaagaagaaatcacttca